A part of Miscanthus floridulus cultivar M001 chromosome 6, ASM1932011v1, whole genome shotgun sequence genomic DNA contains:
- the LOC136459784 gene encoding (+)-neomenthol dehydrogenase-like — MGKKGKEAARERREQRRREVTLLRALPYEPHQRWWDSLAPRAVAVVTGANRGIGFEAARQLALHGLHVVLASRDAAKGQDAAGRILAEAPDDAVVSVESRQLDVADAASVEAFAAWAVETHGGIHVLVNNAGVNFNKGADNSVEFAEQVIKTNYYGTKRMIDAMIPLMKHYLYGARIVNVSSRLGRANGRRNRIGDASLRDQLLNDNRLSEQLIDEMIMKFLEQVKQGTWSSNEWPQMYTDYSISKLAVNVYTRLMARRLSDRPEGQKIYINCFCPGWVKTAMTGWEGNISAEEGADTGVWLALLAQERLTNGKFFAERCEISF; from the exons ATGGGGAAgaaagggaaggaggcggcgcggGAGCGGCGCGAGCAGCGCCGCCGCGAGGTCACCCTCCTCCGGGCCCTCCCCTACGAGCCCCACCAGCGATGGTGGGACAGCCTGGCGCCGCGGGCCGTAGCGGTGGTCACGGGCGCCAACCGCGGCATCGGCTTCGAGGCCGCCCGCCAGCTCGCGCTCCATGGCCTCCACGTCGTGCTCGCCTCCCGCGACGCCGCCAAGGGCCAGGACGCGGCCGGGAGGATCCTGGCGGAGGCTCCCGATGACGCTGTCGTCAGCGTGGAGTCCCGCCAGCTCGACGTGGCGGACGCCGCGTCGGTGGAGGCCTTCGCGGCCTGGGCGGTGGAAACCCACGGTGGCATCCATGTCCTT GTTAACAATGCAGGTGTAAACTTCAACAAAGGAGCAGATAATTCTGTTGAGTTTGCTGAGCAAGTTATCAAGACAAATTACTATGGCACAAAGCGGATGATTGATGCTATGATACCACTAATGAAACACTATCTGTATGGTGCTCGGATAGTGAATGTCAGCTCAAGGCTTGGTAGAGCCAATGGCAGACGTAAT AGAATTGGTGATGCGAGCCTAAGAGATCAACTGTTGAATGACAATCGTTTATCAGAGCAGCTAATTGATGAGATGATCATGAAATTTCTCGAACAAGTCAAGCAAGGTACTTGGTCCTCCAATGAGTGGCCACAGATGTACACGGACTATTCGATCTCAAAGCTTGCTGTTAATGTTTATACACGACTCATGGCAAGGAGGCTCTCGGATCGGCCTGAAGGCCAAAAGATATACATTAACTGTTTCTGCCCTGGCTGGGTAAAAACTGCCATGACTGGTTGGGAAGGGAATATTTCTGCCGAAGAAGGTGCTGACACAGGTGTATGGCTTGCCTTATTAGCTCAGGAACGACTCACAAATGGGAAGTTCTTCGCTGAGAGATGTGAGATAAGCTTCTAA